The Streptomyces sp. NBC_01268 genome window below encodes:
- a CDS encoding DNA translocase FtsK, with amino-acid sequence MASRTSGKGSQGTAGTAKPRAGRTTGTAKKAVPAKSPAKPPAKKAPAKKAAPAKRAPARKTAAKRPAPRSAPSPTGGLYRLVRGLWLGLAHAVGAMFRGIGRGAKGLDPAHRKDGAALLLLGIALIVAAGTWSNLRGPVGDLVEMLVTGAFGRLDLLVPLLVGAIGVRLILHPEKPEANGRIAIGLSALVIGVLGQVHIACGSPGRGDGTKAMQDAGGLIGWAASKPLVFMMGEVLAVPMLVLLTIFGLLVVTATPVNAIPQRLRALGARLGIVEPEYEPEADGADDAYGDDWREAGPQPARPGRRRAPGAGPGHDPDGTDRAEAAALERRGRRRTPPASAFDTGGLDPVDVAAAAAAALDGAVLNGMPPSPLVAGLTRDLTSERAAAVAAAAADAAEAPAAPVPTARGAKGGRDASGGGVPDLTKPAPEPTDLPPRAEQLQLSGDITYSLPSMDLLERGGPGKTRSAANDLIVESLTNVFAEFKVDAAVTGFTRGPTVTRYEVELGPAVKVEKITALTKNIAYAVASPDVRIISPIPGKSAVGIEIPNTDREMVNLGDVLRLAEAAEDDHPMLVALGKDVEGGYVMANLAKMPHILVAGATGSGKSSCINCLITSVMIRATPEDVRMVLVDPKRVELTAYEGIPHLITPIITNPKRAAEALQWVVREMDLRYDDLAAFGFRHIDDFNQAIRDGKVQLPPGSERELKTYPYLLVIVDELADLMMVAPRDVEDAIVRITQLARAAGIHLVLATQRPSVDVVTGLIKANVPSRLAFATSSLADSRVILDQPGAEKLIGKGDGLFLPMGANKPTRMQGAFVTEAEVATVVQHCKDQMAPVFREDVTVGTKQKKEIDEEIGDDLDLLCQAAELVVSTQFGSTSMLQRKLRVGFAKAGRLMDLMESRNIVGPSEGSKARDVLVKPDELDGVLAVIRGESDG; translated from the coding sequence TCCCGCGAAGAAGGCGCCGGCCAAGAAGGCCGCGCCCGCCAAGCGCGCGCCCGCGCGCAAGACCGCCGCGAAGAGGCCCGCGCCGCGCTCGGCGCCGTCCCCGACCGGCGGCCTCTACCGGCTGGTGCGCGGGCTCTGGCTCGGCCTGGCGCACGCCGTGGGCGCGATGTTCCGGGGGATAGGGCGCGGAGCCAAGGGCCTCGACCCGGCGCACCGCAAGGACGGGGCGGCGCTGCTGCTGCTCGGGATCGCCCTGATCGTCGCCGCCGGGACCTGGTCCAATCTGCGCGGACCGGTGGGCGACCTGGTCGAGATGCTGGTCACCGGTGCCTTCGGGCGGCTCGACCTGCTGGTCCCGCTGCTCGTCGGCGCGATCGGCGTCCGACTGATCCTGCACCCGGAGAAGCCGGAGGCCAACGGGCGGATCGCGATCGGTCTGTCCGCCCTCGTCATCGGCGTGCTCGGACAGGTGCACATCGCGTGCGGCTCGCCCGGCCGCGGAGACGGCACCAAGGCCATGCAGGACGCCGGCGGGCTGATCGGCTGGGCCGCCTCGAAGCCGCTCGTCTTCATGATGGGCGAGGTCCTCGCGGTCCCGATGCTGGTGCTGCTCACGATCTTCGGGCTGCTCGTCGTCACCGCCACCCCCGTCAACGCCATCCCGCAGCGGCTGCGCGCCCTCGGCGCCCGGCTCGGCATCGTCGAACCGGAGTACGAGCCCGAGGCGGACGGCGCCGACGACGCCTACGGCGACGACTGGCGCGAGGCGGGCCCGCAGCCCGCGCGCCCGGGCCGCCGCCGCGCCCCCGGCGCCGGGCCGGGCCACGACCCCGACGGGACCGACCGGGCCGAAGCCGCGGCCCTGGAGCGGCGCGGCCGGCGCCGTACCCCGCCCGCGTCCGCCTTCGACACCGGCGGGCTCGACCCCGTCGACGTCGCCGCCGCGGCGGCCGCCGCCCTGGACGGCGCCGTCCTCAACGGCATGCCGCCGTCCCCGCTGGTCGCCGGCCTGACCCGGGACCTCACCTCCGAGCGGGCCGCCGCCGTCGCGGCCGCCGCGGCCGACGCCGCCGAGGCACCGGCCGCCCCCGTGCCGACCGCGCGGGGGGCGAAGGGCGGCAGGGACGCTTCCGGCGGGGGAGTGCCGGACCTCACCAAGCCGGCGCCCGAGCCGACCGACCTGCCCCCGCGGGCCGAGCAGCTCCAGCTGTCCGGCGACATCACGTACTCCCTGCCGTCCATGGACCTCCTGGAGCGCGGCGGCCCCGGCAAGACCCGCAGCGCCGCCAACGACCTGATCGTCGAGTCGCTCACCAACGTCTTCGCCGAGTTCAAGGTCGACGCCGCCGTCACGGGCTTCACCCGGGGCCCGACGGTCACCCGGTACGAGGTGGAGCTCGGCCCGGCGGTCAAGGTCGAGAAGATCACCGCGCTCACCAAGAACATCGCCTACGCCGTGGCCAGCCCCGACGTGCGGATCATCTCGCCGATCCCCGGCAAGTCCGCCGTCGGCATCGAGATCCCGAACACCGACCGCGAGATGGTCAACCTCGGCGACGTGCTCCGGCTCGCCGAGGCGGCCGAGGACGACCACCCGATGCTGGTGGCGCTCGGCAAGGACGTCGAGGGCGGCTACGTGATGGCCAACCTGGCGAAGATGCCGCACATCCTGGTCGCCGGCGCCACCGGCTCCGGCAAGTCCTCCTGCATCAACTGCCTGATCACCTCGGTGATGATAAGAGCGACCCCGGAGGACGTCCGGATGGTGCTCGTCGACCCCAAGCGGGTCGAGCTCACCGCGTACGAGGGCATCCCGCACCTGATCACGCCGATCATCACCAACCCGAAGCGGGCCGCCGAGGCCCTCCAGTGGGTCGTGCGCGAGATGGACCTGCGCTACGACGACCTGGCCGCGTTCGGCTTCCGGCACATCGACGACTTCAACCAGGCGATCCGCGACGGCAAGGTCCAGCTGCCGCCGGGCAGCGAGCGCGAGCTCAAGACCTACCCGTACCTCCTGGTGATCGTCGACGAGCTCGCCGACCTGATGATGGTCGCCCCCCGGGACGTCGAGGACGCGATCGTCCGCATCACCCAGCTGGCGCGCGCCGCCGGCATCCACCTGGTGCTCGCCACCCAGCGGCCCTCCGTGGACGTCGTCACCGGTCTGATCAAGGCGAACGTGCCCTCCCGGCTCGCCTTCGCCACCTCCTCGCTCGCCGACAGCCGGGTCATCCTCGACCAGCCGGGCGCCGAGAAGCTGATCGGCAAGGGCGACGGCCTCTTCCTGCCGATGGGCGCGAACAAGCCGACCCGCATGCAGGGCGCCTTCGTCACCGAGGCCGAGGTCGCCACCGTCGTCCAGCACTGCAAGGACCAGATGGCGCCCGTCTTCCGGGAGGACGTCACCGTCGGCACCAAGCAGAAGAAGGAGATCGACGAGGAGATCGGCGACGACCTCGACCTGCTGTGCCAGGCCGCCGAGCTGGTCGTCTCGACCCAGTTCGGCTCCACCTCGATGCTCCAGCGCAAGCTGCGGGTGGGCTTCGCGAAGGCCGGCCGGCTGATGGACCTGATGGAGTCGCGCAACATCGTCGGACCGAGCGAGGGGTCGAAGGCGCGGGACGTGCTCGTCAAGCCCGACGAGCTCGACGGGGTGCTGGCCGTGATCCGCGGGGAGTCCGACGGCTGA